CAGGGAAAAAGTGCCTAATTCTCCCCCCCGATCCCTCCCATATCTGGCACTTTTTGATTTCAAAAAAGCCTAAAGATATTATCCAACAAGGTTTTTAGATTTATTAAGCAAACCCTAATTAGAAATTTTCTTGGGGATTTATGCCCAATTCCCGCAGTTTAGCCGCTAATTTTGCGGATTTCTGCTTTTCCTGTTGGACTTGATTTTCTGCTTCTACAGCCCGATTTTCTGCCTGTTGTGCCGCTTCTGCGGGAGTGGGTACTAATTCACCTTCGGGGGTAAAATAGCGCAATTTATTGGCAGATAAACCCAAATATAAGCCTAATTGTTGACTCCAGAGCCGTCCCTGAGCATTGGGGGTAATCGGTTGATATTGACCGCTAATTAGGGTAAATCCTTCAAATTCTAGGCTTTCTGGGTCAAACCAAAAATAATCGGGAGTGCGAAATATATCTTGATAAATTTGTTTTTTCTCCTCTCGGTCAACTTTGGCGGTACTATCGGAGAGAATTTCCACAATTAAATTGGGATATTTGCCCTCTTCTCGCCAAATTACCCAACTTCTGCGGTTAGGATTGGGATTTGTCCCCAAAACCACGAAAAAATCGGGACCACGGCAGAATTCTGACTTTTTCTGGTTAGGACTGTAATAAATGGTTAAATTGCCGGCGGTAAAATAATCTTCTCGCTCGCGCCACCACCATTCTAAACACTGAATTAATAAAATAATTTGTTGTAGATGTAGGTTGCTTTCCAAGGGTGGTTCATCACTCCAAAATTCGCCTTCTGGGAAGATTATCTCAGGGTTTACATGAGACTCGACTA
This Microcystis wesenbergii NRERC-220 DNA region includes the following protein-coding sequences:
- a CDS encoding Uma2 family endonuclease, producing the protein MTIAQSLPLVESHVNPEIIFPEGEFWSDEPPLESNLHLQQIILLIQCLEWWWREREDYFTAGNLTIYYSPNQKKSEFCRGPDFFVVLGTNPNPNRRSWVIWREEGKYPNLIVEILSDSTAKVDREEKKQIYQDIFRTPDYFWFDPESLEFEGFTLISGQYQPITPNAQGRLWSQQLGLYLGLSANKLRYFTPEGELVPTPAEAAQQAENRAVEAENQVQQEKQKSAKLAAKLRELGINPQENF